Proteins from a genomic interval of Candidatus Omnitrophota bacterium:
- a CDS encoding Lrp/AsnC ligand binding domain-containing protein → MAKTKTNKSAPVCALIEVSITPQKDAGFDRIAERIYSYPQVQSCYLVSGGYDLLVVVEGDNIQTVADFVAAKLSSMANVRQTTTHFLLRKYKEQGQVLHQPKKERRETISY, encoded by the coding sequence ATGGCAAAAACGAAAACAAACAAAAGCGCGCCGGTGTGCGCGTTGATCGAAGTGAGCATCACCCCGCAAAAGGACGCGGGGTTCGACCGTATCGCCGAGCGCATTTACAGTTATCCGCAGGTCCAAAGCTGTTATCTGGTCTCGGGCGGTTACGACCTTTTGGTCGTGGTCGAAGGCGACAATATCCAGACGGTGGCTGATTTCGTGGCGGCGAAACTGTCCTCCATGGCCAACGTCAGGCAGACCACCACGCATTTCCTGCTGCGCAAATACAAAGAACAGGGACAGGTCCTGCATCAGCCCAAAAAAGAACGCCGCGAGACCATCTCTTACTAG